In Citrus sinensis cultivar Valencia sweet orange chromosome 2, DVS_A1.0, whole genome shotgun sequence, a single genomic region encodes these proteins:
- the LOC107175613 gene encoding uncharacterized protein LOC107175613, translating into MGNYVSCTLPTPLMKSPKAARVILPGGEIRQFRELVKAAEVMLECPNFFLTNAKSLHIGKRFSALAADEELEFGNVYIMFPMKRVNSMVTAADMASLFMAAHSAAKRISGGQIVRVSPESGAAAAAAAAASCAEKEERLNDGGKVDDDDNNNEEASRLSLEGDHEGYFPVPEFKYRLVSCRSRKPLLETIKEEPVCSR; encoded by the coding sequence ATGGGCAATTACGTGTCGTGCACTTTACCGACCCCGTTGATGAAGAGCCCCAAGGCGGCCAGAGTCATTCTCCCCGGCGGCGAGATAAGGCAGTTCCGGGAGCTCGTGAAAGCTGCGGAGGTGATGCTCGAGTGTCCCAATTTCTTCTTAACAAACGCCAAGTCTCTTCACATTGGAAAAAGATTCAGTGCGCTCGCCGCTGACGAGGAGCTGGAGTTCGGGAACGTTTACATTATGTTCCCTATGAAGAGGGTCAATTCTATGGTGACCGCAGCCGACATGGCTTCGCTTTTCATGGCTGCGCACTCTGCTGCCAAGAGAATATCCGGTGGACAGATTGTGAGGGTGTCACCGGAATCTGgtgccgccgccgccgccgccgccgccgcctcTTGTGCTGAGAAGGAAGAAAGATTGAATGATGGTGGTaaagttgatgatgatgataataataatgaagaagCATCAAGATTGAGCTTGGAGGGTGATCATGAAGGATACTTTCCGGTGCCGGAGTTCAAGTATAGATTAGTTTCATGTAGGTCAAGGAAGCCGTTGTTGGAAACTATAAAGGAAGAGCCAGTTTGTTCTAggtga
- the LOC107175612 gene encoding GDSL esterase/lipase 6 translates to MERLALTFFFFSSLLISVSFSLHVPAIITFGDSIFDAGNNHFNKNCTAQADFPPYGSSFFHHPTGRFTNGRTVADFISQFIGIELQKPYLEARIAVLNGSRKDYPANGINFASAGSGVLTETNKDWGVIPIQDQLQQFQALVKQSHIDKNLVQQSLFFFESGSNDIFNYFLQFDTPALAPDAYVQAMLAEVAKLIDQLHSLGARRIAVFSLGPVGCVPARALLPGAPVDRCYGKMNVMVKNYNKGLESLVQNVPTNYPGAVAVFGGVYNLVQRFRANPTRYGFSDVSSACCGDGTLGGLVQCGKEGYKICENPNAFLFWDYFHPSEHAYKLISKALWHGKDSVIRPVNLKTLSNNISLSTIH, encoded by the exons ATGGAGAGACTTGCTctgacatttttctttttcagttctTTACTTATTTCAGTCTCTTTTTCACTCCATGTCCCAGCAATCATCACATTTGGTGACTCCATTTTCGATGCTGGAAACAATCACTTTAACAAAAACTGTACTGCTCAGGCTGATTTCCCTCCTTATGGTTCCAGTTTTTTTCATCACCCCACTGGGAGGTTCACTAATGGCAGAACAGTTGCAGACTTTATTT CACAATTCATCGGCATTGAGTTAcaaaagccatatctagaggcACGAATTGCTGTGTTAAACGGAAGTAGGAAGGATTATCCAGCAAATGGCATAAATTTTGCAAGTGCTGGCAGTGGTGTACTTACGGAGACAAATAAGGACTGG GGAGTGATACCAATCCAGGACCAGCTTCAGCAATTCCAGGCACTAGTAAAACAAAGCCATATTGACAAAAATCTAGTCCAGCAATCGCTCTTCTTCTTCGAATCCGGCTCCAATGATATCTTTAACTATTTCCTGCAATTTGACACCCCAGCACTTGCCCCAGATGCTTATGTTCAAGCAATGTTAGCAGAAGTGGCAAAGCTGATTGACCAGCTTCACAGTCTTGGAGCTCGCCGCATTGCCGTGTTTTCACTCGGCCCGGTTGGCTGCGTTCCGGCCAGGGCTCTATTGCCCGGTGCACCGGTTGATCGATGCTATGGGAAAATGAATGTGATGGTTAAGAATTACAACAAGGGATTGGAGAGTTTGGTCCAAAATGTTCCCACTAATTACCCTGGTGCAGTTGCAGTTTTTGGAGGGGTATACAACCTCGTTCAGAGATTTAGAGCAAATCCAACACGCTATG GTTTCAGTGATGTTTCAAGTGCATGCTGCGGTGATGGAACTCTTGGAGGATTGGTACAGTGTGGGAAGGAAGGTTACAAGATTTGTGAGAATCCCAATGCATTCTTGTTCTGGGATTATTTTCATCCATCTGAGCATGCTTACAAGCTCATTTCCAAGGCCTTATGGCATGGAAAGGATTCGGTAATCAGGCCTGTTAATTTGAAGACTCTATCCAATAATATTAGTTTGAGTACTATCCATTAA
- the LOC102623790 gene encoding uncharacterized protein LOC102623790 isoform X2, producing the protein MEKVEEDIWARATKAADDLYHVKETFFPANPDDKVSKLQNESDLALRLLDSVPPEQRKSPTQRATYEYLKGKILDVVPEYRKDAEDHLSKAVKLNPSLADAWLCLGSCIWKKGDLPAAKNCFNLALSKGPNKKILCQLSMLERSMAQGSENQAEIVEESIQHAKEAITLDVKDGNSWYNLGNACLTSFFVTGSWDHSKLLQSLKAYQNAEKDERMKSNPDLYFNCATVNKYLENYERALSGFEASALKDPSLNATEEVQMMVNLLDKIENLLKGHAKTKRVASLASSLAVVKLSSSHKRATVDLLSEGLNKAVAVVGKVLFFVKHENVTPLYFLVCDSNQTCFVLSVYGMRNDAIKEGDLLTLLEPYYRLVDFSWKGKIYPQG; encoded by the exons ATGGAGAAAGTGGAAGAAGATATATGGGCAAGAGCCACGAAAGCAGCTGACGATCTTTACCATGTCAAAGAAACGTTTTTTCCAGCGAACCCAGATGACAAAGTATCCAAATTGCAAAACGAATCGGATCTCGCTCTCAGACTCCTCGATTCCGTCCCTCCCG AGCAAAGGAAGTCACCTACACAACGGGCGACATATGAGTATCTTAAAGGGAAGATATTGGATGTAGTACCTGAGTACAGGAAAGATGCTGAGGATCATCTCTCTAAAGCT GTGAAGCTGAATCCATCTCTTGCAGATGCTTGGCTATGCCTGGGTAGCTGCATTTGGAAGAAGGGAGATCTACCTGCAGCCAAGAACTGCTTCAATCTGGCTTTAAGCAAG GGTCCAAACAAGAAGATACTTTGTCAGTTATCAATGCTTGAAAGAAGCATGGCTCAAG GCTCTGAGAATCAAGCAGAAATTGTCGAGGAAAGCATTCAACATGCCAAGGAGGCTATCACATTGGATGTCAAGGATGGGAATTCTTGGT ATAACCTTGGAAATGCATGCCTCACAAGTTTTTTTGTGACTGGATCTTGGGATCACAGCAAACTTCTGCAGTCTTTGAAAGCTTACCAGAATGCC GAGAAAGATGAGAGAATGAAGTCCAATCCAGATCTTTATTTTAACTGTGCCACT GTTAACAAGTATTTAGAGAATTACGAGAGAGCCCTCAGTGGGTTTGAAGCTTCCGCTTTAAAGGATCCTAGTCTTAATGCTACTGAGGAGGTCCAGATGATGGTTAATCTTCTTGATAAGATAGAGAACTTGTTGAag GGCCATGCTAAAACTAAACGGGTTGCATCTTTGGCATCATCCTTGGCTGTTGTCAAGT TGAGTTCTTCACATAAAAGAGCTACAGTGGATTTGCTGTCAGAGGGCCTCAACAAAGCAGTTGCAGTAGTGGGAAAGGTGCTATTTTTTGTGAAGCATGAGAATGTCACTCCCCT GTATTTTTTGGTTTGtgattcaaatcaaacatgctTTGTTCTATCTGTGTATGGTATGCGAAATGATGCG ATTAAAGAAGGCGACTTACTAACGCTGCTGGAACCTTACTACCGTCTTGTTGATTTTTCTTGGAAAGGAAAG ATCTACCCCcaaggatga
- the LOC102623790 gene encoding uncharacterized protein LOC102623790 isoform X1 — MEKVEEDIWARATKAADDLYHVKETFFPANPDDKVSKLQNESDLALRLLDSVPPEQRKSPTQRATYEYLKGKILDVVPEYRKDAEDHLSKAVKLNPSLADAWLCLGSCIWKKGDLPAAKNCFNLALSKGPNKKILCQLSMLERSMAQGSENQAEIVEESIQHAKEAITLDVKDGNSWYNLGNACLTSFFVTGSWDHSKLLQSLKAYQNAEKDERMKSNPDLYFNCATVNKYLENYERALSGFEASALKDPSLNATEEVQMMVNLLDKIENLLKGHAKTKRVASLASSLAVVKLSSSHKRATVDLLSEGLNKAVAVVGKVLFFVKHENVTPLYFLVCDSNQTCFVLSVYGMRNDAIKEGDLLTLLEPYYRLVDFSWKGKCHQFKSIRVDFLEQVLVNGKTLPPQLLLRSSIYAQHKP; from the exons ATGGAGAAAGTGGAAGAAGATATATGGGCAAGAGCCACGAAAGCAGCTGACGATCTTTACCATGTCAAAGAAACGTTTTTTCCAGCGAACCCAGATGACAAAGTATCCAAATTGCAAAACGAATCGGATCTCGCTCTCAGACTCCTCGATTCCGTCCCTCCCG AGCAAAGGAAGTCACCTACACAACGGGCGACATATGAGTATCTTAAAGGGAAGATATTGGATGTAGTACCTGAGTACAGGAAAGATGCTGAGGATCATCTCTCTAAAGCT GTGAAGCTGAATCCATCTCTTGCAGATGCTTGGCTATGCCTGGGTAGCTGCATTTGGAAGAAGGGAGATCTACCTGCAGCCAAGAACTGCTTCAATCTGGCTTTAAGCAAG GGTCCAAACAAGAAGATACTTTGTCAGTTATCAATGCTTGAAAGAAGCATGGCTCAAG GCTCTGAGAATCAAGCAGAAATTGTCGAGGAAAGCATTCAACATGCCAAGGAGGCTATCACATTGGATGTCAAGGATGGGAATTCTTGGT ATAACCTTGGAAATGCATGCCTCACAAGTTTTTTTGTGACTGGATCTTGGGATCACAGCAAACTTCTGCAGTCTTTGAAAGCTTACCAGAATGCC GAGAAAGATGAGAGAATGAAGTCCAATCCAGATCTTTATTTTAACTGTGCCACT GTTAACAAGTATTTAGAGAATTACGAGAGAGCCCTCAGTGGGTTTGAAGCTTCCGCTTTAAAGGATCCTAGTCTTAATGCTACTGAGGAGGTCCAGATGATGGTTAATCTTCTTGATAAGATAGAGAACTTGTTGAag GGCCATGCTAAAACTAAACGGGTTGCATCTTTGGCATCATCCTTGGCTGTTGTCAAGT TGAGTTCTTCACATAAAAGAGCTACAGTGGATTTGCTGTCAGAGGGCCTCAACAAAGCAGTTGCAGTAGTGGGAAAGGTGCTATTTTTTGTGAAGCATGAGAATGTCACTCCCCT GTATTTTTTGGTTTGtgattcaaatcaaacatgctTTGTTCTATCTGTGTATGGTATGCGAAATGATGCG ATTAAAGAAGGCGACTTACTAACGCTGCTGGAACCTTACTACCGTCTTGTTGATTTTTCTTGGAAAGGAAAG TGTCACCAGTTCAAGTCAATTCGAGTGGATTTCTTGGAGCAAGTGCTTGTAAATGGAAAAACCCTGCCTCCTCAACTATTACTTCGATCATCGATCTATGCCCAACATAAACCATGA
- the LOC102623501 gene encoding vacuolar-sorting protein BRO1, which produces MAASPSSSSVAATTNIMLAIYEKKTSSIDLYRPLRNYISLTYSEREAFNLEDDLETVKQLRSDVERVPDPTPSTRRDLLQNYFKALCLIETRFPISPDKDHINTVTFLWFDAFKQKQKASQQNIHLEKAAVLFNLGAVYSQIGLSCDRTTVEGRRLASHSFIAAAGAFAYLRDNAATKASVGSSTTVDISVECAGMLERLMLAQAQECVFENTIAKGSTPGVCAKISRQVGLYYEEALGALTVAPLKDHFDKAWVTHVQLKAALFYAEACYRYSLELHEKEEIAEEIARLKSGISALTEAKKSPKGAAAQLLDAISKLEANLNRNLDRAVKENDRVYLMRVPSPSSLPPLPAFSMVKPMAMNEVLDASKEKMFASLVPDSSAKALSRYTEMVDDVIRTQAEKLQQGSELTRVRLKEMDLPDSILALEGNMTLPADLKEEVEAVQISGGPAALEAELQQLRDLRRVNQELLVQTEELLQKEATEDAQFRSQFGTRWTRPQSSTLTKNLQDRLNRFAGNLKQAAESDARIERSVRDHSALMSILDRRPIESALPTLARPIMSLDATEDAIVGALKQSLRQLETLGAQRAGLEDMLKEMKRKDDILPKLMTSVGSYEDLFRKEISKYDHICEEIAQNIEAQEQLLMQIQAQNEEFSAIFNLEDYRASREKCYKQIQAAIAKYREIKENINEGLKFYVTLQDAITNIKQQCSDFVMTRNIQCREMIEDVQRQMAGLNFQDRKTSGSYDGSYPTVGQPHQTPRTSAPQQRDPQNSPQPHPQTPYYRPPEQPMVPGYGHPPPPYGNPQPLHPYQPAPVPGAPYPPPQAQQQPLPPSHEYGQPAYPGWRGPYYNAHGQQPGSFPRPPYAAPAPYTYPNQSSYYKQ; this is translated from the exons ATGGCGGCATCCCCGTCGTCATCATCGGTGGCTGCTACAACAAACATCATGCTCGCAATCTACGAGAAGAAAACCTCATCAATCGATCTTTACCGTCCATTGCGAAATTACATCTCTCTCACGTACTCAGAACGCGAGGCCTTCAATCTCGAAGACGATCTCGAAACCGTTAAACAACTTCGATCTGACGTGGAGCGGGTGCCCGACCCTACCCCGAGCACGCGCCGCGACTTGCtacaaaattactttaaaGCCCTTTGCTTGATCGAAACTCGGTTCCCTATCTCCCCCGACAAAGACCACATTAATACGGTCACGTTTTTGTGGTTCGATGCGTTTAAGCAGAAGCAGAAGGCGAGTCAGCAGAACATACATTTGGAGAAGGCGGCGGTGCTTTTTAATTTGGGCGCTGTTTATAGTCAGATAGGGTTGTCGTGTGATCGGACGACGGTGGAGGGGCGGCGGCTGGCGTCCCACTCGTTTATTGCAGCAGCTGGTGCGTTTGCATATTTGAGGGATAATGCGGCGACGAAGGCGAGTGTTGGGAGCTCAACGACTGTGGATATTAGTGTTGAATGTGCTGGAATGTTGGAAAGGTTGATGCTGGCACAGGCTCAAGAGTGCGTTTTTGAGAATACGATTGCTAAAGGAAGCACGCCTGGTGTTTGTGCTAAAATATCTAGACAA GTTGGATTATACTATGAGGAAGCTTTAGGGGCATTGACTGTTGCACCACTAAAGGATCACTTTGACAAGGCCTGGGTAACTCACGTGCAGCTTAAGGCTGCTCTGTTCTATGCTGAGGCTTGCTATAGGTATAGTTTAGAGCTGCATGAGAAAGAAGAGATAGCAGAAGAAATTGCACGGTTGAAGAGTGGGATTAGTGCTTTAACTGAGGCAAAGAAATCCCCTAAAGGTGCTGCAGCCCAGCTTTTGGATGCAATTTCCAAGTTGGAGGCCAATCTTAATCGCAACCTTGATAGGGCTGTGAAGGAAAATGATAGAGTTTACCTCATGAGGGTTCCTTCTCCCAGTTCCTTACCACCTCTGCCAGCATTTTCCATGGTTAAGCCAATGGCAATGAATGAGGTACTGGATGCAAGCAAGGAGAAGATGTTTGCAAGTCTTGTTCCAGATAGTAGTGCAAAAGCACTTTCCAGGTACACTGAAATGGTTGATGATGTCATCAGAACACAAGCTGAAAAATTGCAGCAAGGAAGTGAACTAACCCGAGTGAGGCTCAAGGAAATGGACCTACCAGATTCTATTCTTGCTTTGGAGGGGAATATGACTCTTCCTGCGGATCTTAAAGAGGAAGTGGAAGCAGTGCAGATCAGCGGTGGTCCGGCTGCTTTGGAAGCTGAGCTACAGCAACTTAGGGATCTGAGGAGGGTGAACCAGGAATTGCTGGTGCAGACTGAGGAACTTTTGCAGAAAGAAGCAACAGAAGATGCTCAATTTAGAAGCCAATTTGGAACTCGATGGACTAGGCCACAGTCCAGCACTCTAACAAAGAACTTGCAAGATAGGTTAAACAGATTTGCTGGAAACTTAAAGCAAGCCGCCGAAAGTGATGCCCGAATTGAGCGTTCAGTGAGAGATCATTCTGCACTCATGTCAATCCTTGATCGCCGTCCC ATAGAATCGGCCCTTCCTACTTTGGCTAGGCCAATAATGTCTTTGGATGCCACTGAGGATGCTATTGTTGGGGCTCTGAAGCAAAGCTTG AGGCAATTGGAGACTCTTGGTGCTCAAAGGGCAGGTCTTGAAGACATGCTCAAAGAGATGAAAAGAAag GATGACATTCTACCAAAGTTGATGACCTCTGTTGGATCATATGAGGATCTCTTCAGGAAGGAGATATCAAAATATGATCACATTTGTGAAGAAATTGCCCAAAATATCGAGGCACAGGAACAATTGCTGATGCAAATTCAG GCTCAAAATGAAGAGTTCTCTGCCATCTTTAATCTTGAAGACTACAGAG CATCTCGAGAGAAGTGTTATAAGCAAATTCAAGCTGCCATAGCTAAGTATcgagaaattaaagaaaacattAATGAGGGGTTGAAGTTTTATGTTACTCTTCAG GATGCAATCACAAATATCAAGCAGCAATGCAGTGACTTTGTGATGACCAGAAACATCCAGTGCCGAGAAATGATTGAAGATGTACAGAGACAGATGGCAGGTCTTAATTTTCAGGATCGTAAAACCTCGGGTTCGTATGATGGCAGCTATCCTACAGTTGGACAACCTCACCAAACTCCGAGAACCAGTGCACCACAGCAAAGAGATCCCCAGAATTCACCTCAACCTCATCCCCAAACTCCTTACTACCGACCTCCGGAGCAGCCAATGGTGCCTGGTTATGGTCACCCTCCTCCCCCCTATGGCAACCCACAGCCGTTGCATCCTTACCAGCCAGCCCCTGTGCCTGGTGCTCCTTACCCTCCTCCGCAAGCCCAACAACAGCCACTCCCACCAAGCCATGAGTATGGACAACCTGCCTACCCAGGATGGCGGGGCCCATACTACAATGCCCATGGACAACAACCTGGATCTTTTCCTCGGCCTCCTTATGCCGCTCCAGCTCCATATACTTATCCCAACCAAAGTAGCTACTATAAGCAATGA
- the LOC102623020 gene encoding CAX-interacting protein 4 → MDCKKFIQLVEEKKKRALERKEAPLKWEQKLEAAAKAKADAEAKARKSKTAKRKRRSVSDSGADSDSESSDVGRRKRRRGHKKHKKHNHSDSGDNERRKEKKSKRKPKKRSSSSSDDSSDEYEWDSKEERRRRRKKRNHRRYRHHDSRSASDASDSSSDDSDDSRVKRSHAKHHNRNWQSESSGSDSSSEDDDGRIRRTHASQFKRHHCSESSASDSLTNEDAGAGRRKTHKKHPKHPGRTHSEDSETDDSGGHRHNRRSRSLGKSSDDNHDQAGGRTRHRSSHHYHHHKHKLNHMVDRNWQLHSDEQKIEHHESDGEKNNLLQNSSELNGKHKNEQVHKNGSENRNDAQ, encoded by the coding sequence ATGGACTGCAAGAAGTTCATCCAGTTGGTcgaggagaaaaagaagagagcTTTGGAGAGGAAAGAAGCCCCTTTGAAGTGGGAGCAGAAGCTAGAAGCTGCTGCGAAGGCAAAGGCTGATGCTGAAGCCAAGGCAAGGAAGTCTAAAACTGCAAAGCGTAAAAGAAGATCTGTGTCTGATTCTGGCGCTGACAGTGATAGTGAGAGCAGTGATGTGGGTAGAAGGAAAAGGAGAAGAGGCCACAAGAAGCACAAGAAGCATAACCACTCTGATTCGGGTGACAATGAGAGGAGGAAGGAGAAgaaatcaaaaagaaaaccgAAGAAACGATCCTCTAGCTCAAGTGATGATAGCAGTGACGAATATGAGTGGGATTCCAAAGAagagaggaggaggaggaggaagaaGCGAAACCACAGAAGATACAGACATCATGATTCAAGGTCTGCTTCTGATGCTTCTGATTCTTCAAGTGATGATTCTGATGATAGTAGAGTTAAAAGAAGTCATGCAAAGCATCACAATCGTAATTGGCAGTCAGAATCAAGTGGTTCAGATTCTTCaagtgaagatgatgatggtAGAATTCGAAGAACTCATGCAAGCCAATTCAAACGCCATCACTGTTCAGAGTCTAGTGCTTCAGATTCTTTAACCAATGAGGATGCTGGTGCAGGGAGAAGGAAAACCCATAAAAAGCACCCGAAACATCCAGGGCGAACACACAGTGAAGATTCAGAAACTGATGATTCCGGTGGCCACAGACACAATCGGAGGAGCCGGTCTCTAGGAAAGTCTTCTGATGATAATCATGATCAAGCAGGTGGAAGAACAAGACACAGAAGCAGCCACCACTATCACCATCACAAGCATAAGCTCAATCACATGGTTGACAGAAACTGGCAACTTCACTCTGATGAGCAAAAAATTGAGCACCATGAGTCAGATGGTGAGAAAAATAATCTGCTTCAAAATTCTTCAGAGCTCAACGGGAAGCACAAAAATGAGCAAGTGCACAAGAACGGATCTGAGAACAGAAACGATGCTCAATGA